The bacterium genome includes a window with the following:
- the nusA gene encoding transcription termination factor NusA, translating into MLFDLKVINSVLDQLEDERGIPREKVTEAIEASLASAYKKEYGKKGQIVRAKFDPETGKTEFFQVKIVVDETRVILPDENGEFPDRADDDERLFFNAEHHIMINDASLIKKDAQIDDEVIFPLEEKQDFGRIAAQTAKQIIIQKIREAEKVSVMGEFGEREGEIISGTVQRIERGNLFIDLGRATGLLSYEEQIPGERYKQGERIRAYLYRVEETPRGIMLRLSRSHPKFLYELFKIEAPEIASGAVEVKAIAREAGSRSKIAVTATDQHVDPVGSLVGQRGVRVTTVMSELGGEKIDIIEWSENPAKFVEEALSPAKILNVKIKEEENSAYVEVSEDQQSLAIGKGGQNVRLAAKLTGWKIDIKSAKGDTLAEVAENGETEAKEPVEDGGEKKEKEL; encoded by the coding sequence ATGTTATTCGACCTAAAAGTAATAAATTCGGTTCTTGACCAACTTGAAGACGAGCGAGGGATACCGAGAGAAAAGGTCACCGAGGCCATTGAGGCCTCTCTGGCGAGCGCCTACAAAAAAGAGTACGGAAAAAAGGGACAGATAGTAAGGGCCAAATTTGACCCTGAAACAGGAAAAACGGAGTTTTTCCAAGTAAAAATTGTCGTGGACGAAACACGTGTTATTTTGCCTGACGAAAACGGGGAATTCCCCGATAGGGCGGATGACGATGAGCGTCTTTTCTTTAACGCGGAACACCACATAATGATAAATGACGCCTCTCTTATCAAAAAAGACGCTCAAATAGACGACGAAGTCATATTCCCACTTGAGGAAAAACAGGACTTCGGACGCATAGCGGCCCAAACAGCCAAACAGATAATAATTCAGAAAATTCGGGAAGCTGAAAAGGTGTCCGTAATGGGCGAATTCGGAGAAAGAGAAGGTGAAATCATATCCGGTACGGTTCAGAGAATAGAAAGAGGCAACTTGTTTATAGACCTGGGCAGAGCTACGGGACTTCTTTCTTACGAAGAACAAATCCCGGGGGAGCGTTATAAACAAGGCGAACGTATCCGCGCGTATCTATATCGCGTGGAAGAAACTCCAAGAGGGATAATGTTGCGTCTTTCTCGTTCTCACCCGAAATTTCTTTATGAGCTTTTCAAAATAGAAGCGCCTGAAATAGCTTCTGGGGCAGTGGAAGTGAAAGCTATCGCCCGCGAAGCGGGATCTCGTTCCAAAATAGCCGTAACCGCCACAGACCAGCACGTTGACCCTGTAGGTTCTCTTGTGGGACAACGCGGAGTCAGAGTAACAACAGTCATGTCCGAGCTTGGCGGAGAAAAAATAGATATTATTGAGTGGTCGGAAAATCCGGCAAAATTTGTTGAGGAAGCCCTCTCGCCCGCTAAAATACTTAATGTTAAAATAAAGGAGGAAGAAAATAGCGCTTACGTGGAAGTGTCCGAAGACCAGCAATCTCTTGCCATAGGCAAAGGTGGCCAAAATGTGCGTCTTGCGGCCAAGCTTACCGGCTGGAAAATAGACATAAAATCAGCCAAAGGAGATACTTTAGCCGAGGTGGCGGAAAACGGCGAAACAGAAGCAAAAGAGCCCGTAGAAGATGGTGGCGAAAAGAAGGAAAAGGAATTATAA
- a CDS encoding inorganic diphosphatase — MNLLHDISSGEKDKINVIIEIPKGSKNKYEIDKETGIIALDRVAHTAQDFPFDYGFIPQTLWDDGDAIDVVLLTTYPLLPGILVRARPVALLEMIDGGDSDDKVIAVPKDDPRFDDTRDLKDLNKHTLKEIEHFYSTYKKLQNKEVEVRGFKERSAAEEAFTRGRALYQEKSGK, encoded by the coding sequence ATGAATCTACTCCATGACATTTCTTCGGGAGAAAAAGACAAAATCAATGTAATCATTGAAATCCCGAAAGGTTCCAAAAACAAATACGAGATAGACAAGGAAACGGGAATTATTGCTTTGGACAGAGTGGCCCATACGGCCCAGGATTTTCCTTTTGACTATGGTTTTATTCCACAGACACTTTGGGACGACGGCGATGCCATTGATGTAGTCCTTCTTACCACATACCCTCTTTTGCCGGGGATTTTGGTACGAGCCAGACCCGTGGCTCTTTTGGAAATGATAGACGGTGGCGACTCAGACGACAAAGTCATAGCGGTACCGAAAGACGATCCTCGTTTTGACGACACGCGGGACTTGAAAGACCTGAACAAACACACACTCAAAGAAATAGAACATTTCTATTCAACCTACAAAAAACTTCAGAACAAAGAAGTTGAAGTCCGCGGATTTAAAGAAAGATCGGCAGCTGAAGAGGCATTTACCAGAGGACGAGCCCTTTACCAAGAAAAATCAGGAAAATAA